The Mastacembelus armatus chromosome 14, fMasArm1.2, whole genome shotgun sequence genomic interval tataacattagtCCGTTTGGTAATATTGGCTCACTATTATGTGGCTTTCAACACAAACAAGTAAGTTAAAAAGGGCACTGCACAATTGGACACGTGAAATTTAGTTTGCAAGTCATGAAAGTACCACACTGCCTGAGAAAACAACCTGCATAATGTCTTTTGTGCTTCTGTAGGGAGCTTTctggagtttaaaaaaataaccctGATGATGTCGTCAGGGTTATCTCAGCTTGGGCTTGAGACTTTTAATAGAAATCCTGTTCTGGAAATTCACATTCTGGGGTTTTAAGGAAGGCaaggaaaattaaatgaaagaTGTTATCCAGCTGCGTTATGACAAATGTAGAatcctgtgtttttggtttgagTCATTATCATCACTATGGAATAAAAGTCTGCAATTTTTCTGCAGCTTCAATTAtgattgttttttaataatctgtCAACTGGGAGTCCCCTAACTTTATGTCATGCAGCGCCAGAACTCTCAAGTCagcatttaaacagcagactgGAGGTTACAAAAAGGTGGGTTCCATTTCAGTGCATATATGACAACAACATAAGCCATAAATATCCAGGATAAAAAAGCATCGTTAACAATTTTCCATTAAATGCTGTCAAAACGAGTAAAGGTTTTAAAATTGATTGTGGAAAGaatatacatgtgcacacagatCTTCAATGTTATTTAGAGAATATGTATTTTCAAATCTGACTCCATTTGTTTGTGATTTTGTCCTGACTATTGATGAAAGGGCTGTATTACACACATGACaatgtgacatgtttgtgtgtctgtgtgtgaaaacacactgtgGAGATGTAGATCATCAAAACTGTGAGATAGGAGCAGTTTGCACATGGGGATGTACTATTTTACTGGTATTTGATGACAGAGTCAAGTCAGTGTTATGATTACGCACAGTTTTGCTCATTGGCATGTTGTTCAAAGATTTGTTGGTGCACTGAACTATTAGAGCCAAAAATTAGCCAAAGCTATATGTATTATTTGTGCAGGCAAATGCAGCTGAATACTATAAAGGTCAGGCTCCAACTAAcaattgtttatattattttacaattgTGAAATAAATAACCATCACAACTTCGCAAAAAACTGACAAACCATCAACTTAGGGTTGCATCTAATAATAATTTCCTTTATCAATGAAACTGCTTATTAGTTTTTCAATGTATTTTGTTTATAAATTGTAggaaaattgtaaaaaaaatacactgataattttcttttatcttttatcagACAACTTAAATACATACCTATGCAGTTGTCAATCATGCATGGCAAAGGAAAGAACTACATCTTCACATTCAAGAGGCTGTGACAGCTAACACAGTAATGAATCAATTAATAAAATGGTTAATGAATAATTTTATGTTGATCACATAATATATTAATTGACTAATCGGTGCAGCTCTGAATCAGTAATCAAGAAAGTTGCAGATTATCTAACTAGTGAACTGTTTCAGCATGAATCACAATGTGACTCCTACTTCAAAATCCCCACCACTACTCATAGTTCAGTCCTAATAGCAAAACACATCATGCACAAAGTACAAGAGTattatgcacacacagacttcTGAAGTGCacttaacaaaagaaaaaaaaaacaaaacaaaaaaaaaacatgactttgggcttaaatatttcattgttgCAATATTTGCATGTTAATAAGAAAGAGTCCTACAAGAGCTGTTCTTTAAAATCATCTATGAATCTCTTatgcagctgcagtaaaacacaactgTTACGACTGTTGTTGGAAGTGCACTTTCATTATACTGGatgagaatttattgtgtgtcAGTGGTGGGATGAGGGTTTTTAAGTTTGAGCCAGCTCTGCTAAGTGAAACATTAGTTTTAATGCTCCTGACACCAAGCATGGGAGTTTTAATTGGAGCCATGTTGCAAAAGCTGTCTATTGAATTTCTGCCTAAATGTGCTTTTTCTCAAGCATATACAGCCATCACTCTTAATGAAATGACAGTGTCATCTCATTCATTCTGTTCTTTGGATGCTCCTCTGCTCACTAGTCTCCTCCCTGATCCTCccatttccctctctctttattATGTCTGTCTACTTTGTATCTGTGGGGAAAAGCAATGAACAGCTTCCCTGCTCTGATTGGATGATGTATGATGTTCTTAGGTGGGATGAAAGTGTACATAACTCAAAGGATATGAACTAGAATGAGGTGAAAAGACAAAgagtgctgaaatgttttttccaaACAGCTTTGAAAGAGAGAACACAGGGTGTGCTACAGATGTATGCCTGTAACAATGGGAGTAGGTCACAGTTTCACTGATTTTTCACCTCTGGCAAACTTCCTTTGGGAAATAGTCCTCAGATCTCATAACTGCATATTGTGCCATACCCTGGCTCCCTGTGCTAGCCCAGAGAAGACAGCCAGATTGCGCAGTGCCCTAGGTCACTCCCTGGGGAGTGTGTGTAAGGGCATGGGTGGAGTTTTGCGGAGAGGGAACTCTCTGATCCCCCAGTTCTCCAGAGGCTTTGCCATAAACTGCTCCTTCATCCATGTTTCATCTCTCTCATTAAAGCTGTGCTGAAGGAGACTGGTCTGTTGACTGGGCCTGACCTGACTAAGCAACTGAGCTTTAAGCTACGTCAGGGGAGTTACAGGGTTCTCCTTGCTGCACGCTGAGGCAGCAAGGCACCGAGCTCAGGAGACAACTCAGATTTCCACAACACACCAACTGGGGGCACATGTGATGTCTGAGAGCTGCTGCAAAGATTCTGTCTTAAACGAACACGAAGCAGGCTGCAGGGACTCCACTCATGAAACATTCAACCCCTCTCTTCACCGTCTACCCAGCCTCCTTGAGTATACATAATTTTTTAACAGGCTACAAACTTACTCTCTCATTTAACTTCATCCTCTGATGGTCCCAACTCTTgctaaaaataacagcagtaGCAAAACAATGATGTGTTTAAGTTATACATGCAGTTTATTAATCAGTAGCTGGATAACCTGCTGCTACAGAAGTAGAAATTgcttatataatatttattctCAGTGTTAGGTGAATTAGTCCAAAATATACTTTGGGCAAATCactaattaatttaaaaactgttattgAATACTAATAGTCAAAACTCTCTTTTTtatgatgaaaatatttctattaCCTCTAGAGAGAAACCTCTATTTCCCAATAAGAAATGTGTAACATAAATGTATTCTgtattcttttcttttgttgactGTCAAGTGTTTTAAGGTTAACTACGTCTTCCTCTATTATGGAAATGCCCTCAGAGATCAACCATCAGTTCCGCAGGGCATCTTTGCTCCTTtgtcaaactaaaaaaaatgtgacactgatgcCCAAAGGGCCTTTTATGTGACTTTTTCTTTAACTAGACTTATTACAAGAAAATAATTAGTGAGGCAATTTAGGATTTtgttatttctatattttaaagAGCAGAACTACAAGATTGTATTTGAGCAGTGTAGTCCTTTGTGCTAAATGGTTGTGTCagctaacatgctcacagtgcTAACTTGACTTTTAGCAGGTACAATATTTAATACTGTCTCTACATTACTTCAGTGTGTTAGATTGCTAGCATTTGCTGTTTAACACTAAAGAACAGTTTTAAATTTTGACTTGATAATGGCGCCATGAAAAAAATCAGAGACTACGTGACAATAAGGAACAATCTATAACTAATAACACGCAAATCATGACATTGCTCTTATTGAATATGTCACTGAAACATTCACAGTAGAAGTTGGAAGAAGTAGTGCTGTAAATActacacacacttaaaaactCCTCTATGGTTTGTGTCTTTAGGCTTTTTTAGGGTCTGTATAGCatttctgctctttgctttgaGCCGCAGCACCATTCTAATACCATGATGTTTTCTTGTGCTCCCTTTGCAGAGCCACAGCTGAAAGGCATTGTTACCAGGTTATACAGCCAACATGGATACTACCTGCAGATGCAGCCTGACGGCACCATGGACAGCACAAGGGATGAAAGCAGCTCATTTTGTGAGTGCGTTTCTCTTTATAGCCTACATGTTTTTGCTTGTGGTAATGGCGTGTAATTTGAATCAAATTATTTAGCGTCTAGTCTCTACCTCCACTTAAAGGAACTGGCTAGAAGCCACACTGTTCTAGACGCATGGACAAGAACACCTGCAGACTTCAGCTCAAATATAGAGCTGCTCAAACTTTTACAGGAAGCCAAAAGTCCAACTTTGGCAAAGTTAATGCTGAAACAGAACCACAGTAGGTTTCACACTGTGCTGTACAGGTATTGTGTCTGAAAAGTCACAGCAAAAGTTAGGATTATgtcagcccatctgtcaaatTTCcaatttgtacatttattttagttttttaacagGAAGAAACATCACATCAAACTGCCATTCAAACTTTGGCAATTTGGCTCATACGCAGAAGTACTTGGCAAAGTGTTCATTCTTATTACTCATACTGAGATTGAAGCCACAAATAATGATTTTGATTAGATCTGCAGTTTAGTATTTGAAGCTTATAAAATACCAAAGTATAAAATGCTTCCAAGTGTGTTGAAACAAGGTGAATATTCATGCTAACCTTTAAGCAATCTAAATTTGGTTTTCAGACCAGAAACTATGCAGAATTCTCTCCCTAGTATCattcctttgttttttcctATTTGACCTTGTAGACTCAGCCCTTATTCAAGGTGTAATTTCAATGTGGCAAATTTTATAAATGTTACTCAACTGAGTCTCAACAGGTTTAAAAAATTGTTTATCTAATAGTTTACTGAATCTGTCTGGTTTTCACTACATTTGCTCTCAGCTCCATTTGTCATGGTAGAACATTTCTATTATTATCCCGGTTGAGAGGCAGTGTAAAGTACATTGAAGGTGACATGGTGTAGTgtttacataaacataaactgAGAGGTCACAGCATTTGGGCCTAAGAGAGCTACAGCATTTGGCAGTGACACTGCAGCCACTGAGCCTGCTACAATAAGGACAGAAAAGCAAATTTTGTCAGTGCTTTGATTTCACAATCTTCTCTGACTTTGTCAAACCCTgccctcctcttttctttttgcttcccAATTAAGCACAGTTCAACTTAATTCCAGTGGGACTGCGGATTGTGGCAATCCAGGGGGCAAAGACAGGGCTGTACCTTGCAATGAATAGTGAAGGATACCTTTATACCTCGGTAAGTATATTTTGGCAAAAGCTGCTAATTATGTGTTGTGTCTACAGTATATGCTTTGCATTTTTTGTGTGCCTAATTGCTCTAGCATAGTTTGCACCAAAGTTATGGATTGCTTGAAGGGACAGTAATGGTATTCAAAGACCATTAATAAATTAGTGTTAAAGAGGCAGAGGTGATATACCGAGAGATAGAGAGTGAAAGACAGAATGACAACTTGTTAGATGGCCTGTGTGAGTATTCTAATTAAAACTGGAAAGACAGCAAGGGaggaacagagacagagtcgTGTGCATCTTTAATCTTTATTATGTCTGGGGTGTTTCAAATTCTGAAGCTTAGGAACTGCTGACAGATTATGGGTCGAGGACAGGCACATAATTATTGGTcatgcaaaaatatatacatcTTAAAGGGTGCAAGTCTTAATCATTTTCGTAATCTGGGTGATGTGgacctgtatgaacaaattgtTTTCTGCCCTATTTTGAATAGATTTCATGAGATCTTTGCATTTGAAATGGATGAGGTTCAGCCTGAAAAATATGATGTCACAtacattgaaaaaaaatctggattTAGCAACATTTGAACAAAATTTAATTCAAGTAAAGTTTCCAAAGCCTTTATTAGCGGCAGGTATGCACATCGCTATTGTTcaattttgtgtttcattttacGGTTTAGGATTGTACAGCCCCATAACCTTTAACATTCATTATTAGAGTTTCACCAACATTTAATACATATGCTAAACTTAGTTCTCAAGTGCTTTTAGGCCAATCAAGGCTGCACAGAAGCAAGCAGGCTTACATAATGAATGTCATCAGGTTCTGCACTTAATTACCTAATGCATAAAATGCTTCCGTTCCTGAATCACTGTGTCTTTTACTTAGCTAACTTCTTTGGAAACTTGAAAGATACACAAACTTTGTGCAACTATGTACTGTACACTGTcttaaattcaaattttatttgaatttgtcagataaatctgaaaaactaactgattaaaaaaagttgATAGTGAACATAGAAACGGTGGGGTATTAAAGTCAGTATTGCAAAGTAGACATGAAAACTAGCcagattttatgtttaataaGGGGAGGATTTGTGGATGTTAATGTATAAAGGTATGAATGGCATGGttattctatatatatttaaattatatatttctaTGTATATGTATAACCTTAGTTATATAAAACTAGTCTTCAATTTAAACTTGAGAGATAGAATATGTACCATATTTTCCGGATTATAAATCACACTGGAATATGAGTTagttttagcaaaaacagccttgttaaacagaaaaaaatttaTGTCGCTtcagttgcatttctaattatactaattacaGTCTAAATTACCCTATGAAGAACTCTGAATTCATTCATCCTTGTCAAGTAATGTTAAGCAACTGTGTCAGTGTCAGGGAGAAGTTGAAGCGGCCTGTCTACCGTCTCTCTCGGGTTGCCttaatgccaacactcactccaaactttgtttcagatgaATACTTAGctagagtttagtgtgaacataaatgtttttacttttttggcagtacagtagggctgcaactatctatcatttttggagtcgagtattctaccgaatatttcagcgattactcggCTAAGTTAGCTTTTTgcgtttttttaaacaataatactattgtgtaattcacgacagaaacgacaggttaccttgaaatgacgttacctcCGCTGAGTGAgctggtctggttcacaactggatgttttctgttgagATGTAGAAGCATTAacaaagtgctgttgtggttcgccaGTTCTTCTTTACAATACACGCATTGCAACGTGTTGTCATCTTCTTTAAGTTataaatgatcccaaactttggacattttctgccttttataGACGGTTTCGTTCTCTGCCAGagcgccaacttttgatactgaaatgcgctgtgcgacagtgattacagtccgtgtggaacaatgatccccaGGCACAGCAGGACCGATAacgcaagtgatagtaattaaaccAATCctcgaggcaaagaatttgctaATTCGACTTAATGACAGTAAATGAACCCATATAAGTCGCATCACTATATAGGTCGCAAACTAAAGCAAAGGAGTAAAAAAATGCACAACTTATAGTACGAAAATTACGATAGGTATTTCCTGGCCAGCTGTGCTTCCAGTGTGCAGAGTAATCAGCACCTTGGACAGCGCAAATGGCAGTTTCAGTGGTGTACAATCTGATCAGCATCATGGGCAGAGCCTGAAACATAATTTTAATAAGATTAGTGTGCCTTAAATTTGGTGCATCACCTCTATGGACAGAGAGGAGTAAGGGCTTCCACAGCAGTAGTTAATAGCTATACTGCATCTCGTACTGACTTTTTCAGAGCATTTCCTCTCtctaacacacatacagtaatagGAATGAGTTTCTAGTTGATGATAGGTGCTGTACAAACAGAACAGCCGTCTCGTTGTGTAATATCATGCATTATTGATTTCATGACCCCACATTATTCTCTATGGCATGTTTGATGTACTAATTTTCTGGTGTAGGCGGGAGTGCAGGTGCTATGATATGGCCCTTTATAGAGAACGTAGCTATTTGCATTAACATTGAAATGcactccaaaataaaaaaagtaaaaccaaTGGGGAAATAAGCTCATAACAGAAGTTAAGGGTGAATGACTGTGTGACCCGTCCCttcttttcagttgttttttcaTCTTGATTATGCCACCTCTCCTGCAGCCTATTGGTGgttattatgttgttttatgcTGAATAATTCAATTATTGCATGGCCCTCCCAGATATGTGCAGTGATCAGACTGAGACtcagaaatactttattaattccCTGCCTATTTTCGCAATGATATATGCTGTTGGGCCAAGCTCTATAACAAGCAGAGCCACTGCTGCCTTGTTTTAGACATAAATCCCAGCCTCACTACTTATAGGTGACAAAAGGAAATGGCTGATCCTGGTACAAAAATAGAGCTTGGCTCATCCGTGCCCCATTTTGTAATCTATGTGCTCTGGAGAACTCCTCACAgactgagaaagacagaggaagagagaaaaatgcttGTGTTGAAGAAGGCTGACATGACTGTTGACAAGTATTTACAGAATCGACTTCTCTGCCAATCAAGATTGAGACACAAgctttgtttgttattgtaaatattttgtgcCTTCATCCAGAGCTTTGTGCAGTTTACATATTTTCACATAGCTACAGTCACTGTTGAATTGCGGTAgtgtttcactgctgctctcttATACCACAGTGCAAGTTAAAATAAAGAATGTGTGATGTAAAAATAATCTGTGCAAGTGAGTAACCCTGAGCTCAGACACAGGGATCAACAAAATACATGCTATTTGCTAAACCCAGATGCTAATGAATCTCTCCTATTAGCACAGATCCGTGTAGAAAACATTCAGGTAGCAGCTTCTCAGTTTTAGCTGTGACGTGACATGATCACTTTCCCtggataaaatgataaatatcgGCGGCTGCAGGTCATGTCAGCTGTCATGACATAGTTCTGTACACAAGTTGAAGGGAAAACCAGTAAATTTACCTGGTTATAGTGCTCTCTGAGCACTCTGTAGGACGTCTGCCCTCAGCCAAAGACTGTAAGAGCAGAACCGTCACTCTGTTGCAAAGCTGTACAATCTTCAGCACATCAAATTTACTgaaaaattttgttttgttttgttattttgactcATATTCAATAAACATTTAGGTAACATTCCTGATACTTGAAGTATAAGTATTAAAATCAAACTTGCATTAGGAGGATTAGAGGCTAACAAACATGCCTTTATTTGGGTTTTAGCAGCAGTCACATTGTGGGTATGTTTAATCAGGATCAGTATTTTTTAACTGACCCAAGGCTTCAGTGTGGTTCTCTTATGTTTGTCACCTCTGGCTTGAGACAGGACAAAGCTGCAGAGTGTTTATGGTagtttaatgcatttaaaaatactcTAAGGACAACAATGCAATAAATCCTATTGTTGGTGATCTGTGTAcgacacagagaaagacagacacgGAGAttaaacaaagagaaagagcaggGGATCCTTTTGTTGTAAAGCTATGTCCTCTCTATTCTTTTAATGGGAGAAATACATTGACATGCAGGACAACACTAGCAGCTAGACAGCATCATTCTTACCACAGGACAGGAGAAAATGTGGACATTAGAAGAGTGCCAGAGAGAATAATTGGCCAGAGCAAGAGAACGGTTGAGGTGCAGAAATGCAATGATAAAGAGAAACATTTTGCCAGGAAGCCAATTAAGAGCACTTAGGCAGGGCAAAACTTATTCTTTCTGACAGATTCATGATCTATCTTGGATCAGCACTCTCCTTCCAAAACTGTCTCAGGGCTATATTGTAAAGCTCATGATTTACAGAGATATGAAACAGCTAtgggatggtggtggtgatgagaCAACTACTACAATGAAAGCAAAGGGTCTTTTTTCATAAGGGCAGCAGGCAGTGTAGAGGGTCAGTTGCTACACCTCACTCAAGCTGCATTATATTGACAGGGGCCTTCCAGCTGTCAGTCAGCTTTACAGAGGCACGAGTCCATGTTCATTATCATCCACTCTGCTCTTATCATGTAAGCATCATGCCTCCCTGGGGTATCACAAAGCATCAGAGACAGACCATACATGTGTGGTGTTAGACAGTATTAACTGCCAGTCTCATCCTGTATAAAGCCCTCTTAATGAGCACGTCTATGCCCTACTGACTTACGTAACACGCCGTGTCACAGTGCATCTACATCTGgctcaacaacaacatcagcaaCATGCTCTGCTGGTGACTTCCTGTgctacaaacccacacacacaagattGTTGTGagtgagcttcacatttcagtgGGTTGCTGCAACAGTAACGCAGCACTATGGGAATATGGTGGGATTACTGCAGCTGGACAGATTTCACAGCTTCCCATAGATTTCCCAGGGAGCTAATGGGAGGGTCAATAGATGCAGGGAGACTGCATGACACTGTGACCCCTGCTGTCTAAATAAGGGACTGCAAATAACAGCACGTCAGAAATGCTTAAACATCTTCGGAATTCTAGAAGTAGATCTGCATTTTCAGGGGCATTAACTGTGATTTCATGTTTGTAGATGcctgatgaaatgaaaaataagtaAGATATTAAACATTATTCATGAATTTGCTATATTTTTAGTCACAacttttcttcctgttcttATATCATATTTACATGCAAGAAAACGCATTTAAGACTTAGCGAACTCTGTCCTACAAGTGATTTAAGTGTATTATTAGCACTTCATTGTCTTTATTTGGTCGTAGGTCCAAGCCCAGTGTATAGTGGCATGGAGAGTTAAGCTTTCCAATATATGTAACCAGACACAAGGGATAAAGGAGGtggtgcgtgtgtgcatgtgggtgggTTGAGGTTGGGATGTTGCTCTGCATCATAAAAGGGTTCTTCCCATCTTAGGGATTCTCAGCACAGATGTTACCTATTAACTTCCTCTGCTCTCAATTTATTTTTGGCTTGAAACACAAAAGGGAAACTACCTAAATCTCTCAAAAAGACCCTCTttaggtttttatttcagttcaaATCATTCAGCCATCACACTTTAAAACGAGAACCCACATCTGCAGCAGCTATGTAGGTAAATCTGGTGGTGAGTGATGTCATCTGGATGTAAACCCTGGGTGGTTTCTGTAGTTCTGCAGCAGTCTGGAGGTTACCTCAAGGTCACTCTCAGATAATGGGGATAATTACAACAACATATCTGGATCAGTTCAGGACACACAGATTGTCCACTGTCCAACTCATGAAAACtcacattacaaaaacatttaaagttctTGATTGTCCTGTTTGCTCTCTTAGAATCATTTTTTCTCCAGAACTTTGAAGACTACTTGGATGAAACACAGAAGATACAGGTTCGTCATTAGTTTAATTTCAAGGGATTGAATATGACGGGTAGTTAAAGGATGACTTGGGAGAGGGGCTGGTATTATTTTGGAGGTTGAGGAGAAAGATATCTTCTGGAGTAATCGATTCTTTTTTTTCATAGCATCAGATTGTGGATTGCTAGTGATTAAAGTCATTGTCAGATCAACCTTTTAGTCCTAGTGGAGAAGCAAAGAAGCCCGTCTATGCCTTTCTATCACTTACCCAGCAACCCCTCTGTCCTCTCCAAGTGATCTCTTCATCCTGTCTCTCCTACCTTTCCCCTTCTGTCTCCCGCACTTCCCAGCCCTCTTGCACTCTGGCCTGATTAATAATGAATGAAGCGGATCATGTATCGATCCCATCCTTTTTGTGTTAGCGCAGCAGAAGATATCAAACCTGTCAGAGGATCTTAAAATAACTCTGCAATGTGGTGGCAGTGGTGGTGGGAGAGTTTGTTGAGTTAAGGATAGGGGCTTAAATGGGCATTGCTGGGGTGAAGCAGAACAGGGGTGGAAGCAGAAAGGACACAAAGTCCTAAATGTCCATCTCAGCTAAAGGATGATGTCTCCCTGTGAAGGGGAAAGGTGATGATTTGTGATAAGTGTGAAATTGAAGGTCTCTTCTACTTTCTCAatctaccttcactttattAAAACTTGTCTATGCCAAGTTGTAATCCTTTGGCACTCTTCTGTTGTCTTGAGTCTCAGAGAAATTCTCCACTCAGCCATTTCTGCCCTGCTGCTCTCACTTAATCAATCCAACAGATTAGCTTTGCTCTCTGACAGGGGAAGGACCCTATCGAGACCCTGATGGAGATTAAGAGGGATGTACATCTGTCGCTATTGGTTAATATCACCAGTCAACAGTATGCAGGGTTCAGTAGTCCTTATGTGGAGGACAGAAAGGCAGGGGAAGTGATATGGGATCACTTATGACAACTACCTGAACTGCTGGATTTCAACAAACCCCAGCTGACTTGGGCATGAGGCAGGGTAGTTGAGAGATCACCAGTTTATGACACAGCAATGATAGACAAATAATCATCTGAAACTGAAAGGGTGCTtgaagaacattttcttttgtatCACCTCTAAATATCACCTTGTCTAACTCTCATTTTTGGAATTACTGTTCTAATGCCTGTGGGTCTACCTACGTTTGAGCAAATAAAGTTTCTCTCAAAAGAGGCAGTGCACTTTGATAAAGGTGGATGATAGCTCAGCTCTCCATGCAACCTTCTGTAAGGAGTCACCAAAATCATTAGTTTTTGTGACAGAGCAGTAACATATGAGCATTTACTTATAAATGCTTAGATGAAGCACAAAAAAGGGGTGGCTTAGAGCAGCCTCTGGAGCAGTCACTGCTGTTTGACGTCAAACTTAGTCCTTTACATGGGCAGTATATTACTTATTGGAtgtcatttgtcttttcatCTTCTCTGCTCAGTTTCTTTGGAAAATGTTACACTTGGCAGAGTTATTtcttcatatactgtatactatgCATCTTTGTCTTACTGTCCACAAACGTGTAAGATGGTCATGCtttcaaagaaacacacaaccacatttAATTCTGTTCATCCTTTCTCTTTGGAAACTAGAAAACTAGAACTACAGTCAACCAGTCGATGTTTTTCACTGTAATGAACTATTTTCTAGTGATTGTGCCTCCAGTTTATATTCAAGGATTCAAAAGTTTTGTCATCACATCAGCACATTACTTTCCCTTTCTGTCCCTTTCTTCTCttccatatttattttcagGAGCACTTCACTCCAGAGTGTAGGTTCAAGGAGAGTGTGTTTGAGAACTACTATGTTACATACTCCTCCATGCTCTATCGCCAGACCCAGTCTGGCCGCTCCTGGTATATCGGTATCAATCGTGATGGCCAGGTCATGAAGGGCAACCGAGTGAAGAAGACCAAAGGAGCCGCACACTTCCTGCCTAAAGTTATAGAGGGTTCGTGTCCTTCATGTCACTTAAGCACAATTCAGACCACTTTATCTTGGTTATTATTTACGTCATTCTATCTTTGTCACACAGTTGCAATGTATAAGGAGCCATCGCTACATGAGCTCACCATTGAACCAGTGAGCCCTCCTCGGAAAACAGTGAAGACGTCAGATTCGCCGTCCCTTAAGAACGGACAGAAAGAAGCTCCCAAGGCTGATGCGTCATAGCACAGGAGACTGAGGGTGGGACAAAGGGTAGCAGTGACACTGGGAACACCGTCGCCTACTATGCACTGAAGGCGGCTGTGGGAATGGCCCTCGCTGGCCACCACGTTCCAGAAGTGCACTGCAAGATGCTGAGGGATAAAGGGTCAGCAGTTCATC includes:
- the fgf11b gene encoding fibroblast growth factor 11 isoform X1, with translation MAALASSLIRQKRAVKDDQANRPVANKRKPCPKSNKSLCQKQILVLISKVRLCGGRKGRNDKRPGESLKPPELSSQHLNSRLEPQLKGIVTRLYSQHGYYLQMQPDGTMDSTRDESSSFSQFNLIPVGLRIVAIQGAKTGLYLAMNSEGYLYTSEHFTPECRFKESVFENYYVTYSSMLYRQTQSGRSWYIGINRDGQVMKGNRVKKTKGAAHFLPKVIEVAMYKEPSLHELTIEPVSPPRKTVKTSDSPSLKNGQKEAPKADAS
- the fgf11b gene encoding fibroblast growth factor 11 isoform X3, whose amino-acid sequence is MAALASSLIRQKRAVKDDQANRPVANKRKPCPKSNKSLCQKQILVLISKVRLCGGRKGRNDKRPEPQLKGIVTRLYSQHGYYLQMQPDGTMDSTRDESSSFSQFNLIPVGLRIVAIQGAKTGLYLAMNSEGYLYTSEHFTPECRFKESVFENYYVTYSSMLYRQTQSGRSWYIGINRDGQVMKGNRVKKTKGAAHFLPKVIEVAMYKEPSLHELTIEPVSPPRKTVKTSDSPSLKNGQKEPRA
- the fgf11b gene encoding fibroblast growth factor 11 isoform X2, coding for MAALASSLIRQKRAVKDDQANRPVANKRKPCPKSNKSLCQKQILVLISKVRLCGGRKGRNDKRPEPQLKGIVTRLYSQHGYYLQMQPDGTMDSTRDESSSFSQFNLIPVGLRIVAIQGAKTGLYLAMNSEGYLYTSEHFTPECRFKESVFENYYVTYSSMLYRQTQSGRSWYIGINRDGQVMKGNRVKKTKGAAHFLPKVIEVAMYKEPSLHELTIEPVSPPRKTVKTSDSPSLKNGQKEAPKADAS